A region from the Hydrogenimonas sp. genome encodes:
- a CDS encoding BatA: MHFEYPWVWLALLVFIICEKRCPLRLDMLYFPHIEFIGRYRGKGSLLQAFKWMAVTGTVAALASPVITKEVAPLYSAGRDMVLIVDASRSMDEEFSVIKRENKFETLKKVLKEFIEKRRGDRLGMVVFGEFAYVASPVTFDHEMLLKMIPYLEVGMAGERTAINDAVAMAANLLKDSDAKSRVAVLLTDGRNTAGRIPLQVALKLLKQYGIKLYTIGVGRPGEYDPETLGEMAKATGGKFFSASDADMLKKVYETIDRLEPSMLEQKPVTQTTYLFSYPLFVAAMSLLAYLFLLNRSEV, translated from the coding sequence ATGCACTTTGAGTATCCATGGGTATGGCTCGCCCTGCTCGTTTTTATAATATGTGAGAAGAGATGTCCTCTGCGGCTCGATATGCTCTATTTTCCCCATATAGAGTTTATAGGGAGGTACAGAGGGAAAGGTTCGCTGCTGCAGGCGTTCAAATGGATGGCTGTAACCGGAACCGTCGCGGCGTTGGCGTCGCCGGTCATTACGAAAGAGGTTGCTCCTCTATACTCGGCCGGCAGGGATATGGTACTGATCGTCGATGCCAGCAGATCTATGGATGAGGAGTTCTCCGTTATCAAGAGGGAGAACAAGTTTGAGACGCTCAAGAAGGTTTTGAAAGAGTTTATCGAGAAGAGGAGGGGTGACAGACTGGGGATGGTCGTTTTCGGAGAGTTCGCCTATGTGGCCTCGCCCGTAACCTTCGATCATGAGATGTTGCTGAAGATGATTCCCTACCTGGAGGTGGGTATGGCCGGAGAGAGGACCGCCATAAACGATGCTGTCGCGATGGCTGCCAACCTGCTGAAGGATTCCGATGCGAAGAGCAGGGTGGCGGTACTTTTGACTGACGGGCGCAACACCGCCGGCAGGATTCCGCTGCAGGTAGCTTTGAAGCTGTTGAAGCAGTACGGCATAAAACTCTATACTATAGGGGTAGGCAGACCCGGAGAGTACGACCCTGAAACGTTGGGGGAAATGGCTAAGGCGACCGGCGGGAAATTCTTTTCGGCTTCAGATGCCGATATGCTGAAAAAGGTCTACGAGACAATAGACAGGCTGGAGCCTTCGATGCTCGAGCAAAAACCCGTTACACAGACAACATATCTGTTCAGTTATCCCCTTTTCGTGGCCGCGATGTCGCTTCTTGCCTATCTTTTTCTGCTCAACCGGAGTGAAGTATGA
- a CDS encoding BatD, with translation MSIGGRVICSILLLVSTLFADVAARVDENPVIASEEVDYVIEATGDRVEFPKIGSIDGVKVTTEGSRRLEWFDGNRSVVKWVQVYSFTPKRSLTIPSFRVYVDGKSEWTKPIFLQVKPDHKAGNDDFLIELDVDRKEAYVGEAVNVVIRFKEKRNVPVMSVDFVPIKYDNFWVKRVAKRRRYSSGEYLVHEQRYIFFPQKAGELTIGPAEVKVAMAKKIRDAFGFIVRQPQWRSVVSESHKLRVKPLPDDLKLVGSFSIDVDVSPKKVEAGSPVTLVVHVEGTGNIDDFEPPPLHIRGVTVYPGEPILKSSYRGGVYGGSWERKYVLIADRSFTIPPFRVRFFDPVKLKEVTLSSDPVRIEVEGATAGPEEEVPPSEKGSRAGGGYGSTELYLSAAASFAAGMIFMYLLFRLEKRLSKKRPAALKPGSEEEMLQKLLPYISESKEAAQMAENIYANLFEGRAVRIDKKAFQSLMERLVDRS, from the coding sequence ATGTCAATCGGTGGTAGAGTGATCTGCAGTATCCTGCTGCTTGTCTCAACTCTTTTCGCGGATGTTGCGGCGAGAGTGGATGAAAATCCGGTTATCGCTTCCGAAGAGGTGGATTATGTGATAGAGGCGACCGGGGATAGGGTAGAGTTTCCGAAAATCGGGTCGATAGACGGTGTGAAGGTGACTACCGAAGGGAGCAGAAGGCTGGAGTGGTTCGACGGCAACAGGAGTGTGGTGAAGTGGGTGCAGGTGTACTCCTTCACCCCGAAGAGGAGTTTGACTATACCCTCTTTCAGAGTCTACGTAGACGGAAAGAGCGAGTGGACAAAACCGATCTTTCTTCAGGTAAAGCCCGATCACAAGGCCGGAAACGACGATTTTCTGATCGAACTCGATGTCGATCGGAAGGAGGCCTATGTGGGTGAAGCCGTTAATGTCGTGATACGCTTTAAAGAGAAGCGGAACGTCCCGGTTATGAGTGTAGACTTCGTACCGATTAAATATGATAATTTCTGGGTCAAGAGGGTCGCTAAACGGAGACGTTACAGCAGCGGGGAGTATCTGGTGCATGAGCAGAGATATATCTTTTTCCCGCAAAAAGCTGGAGAGCTTACCATAGGACCGGCAGAGGTCAAAGTGGCAATGGCAAAAAAAATCCGGGACGCCTTCGGGTTTATAGTGAGGCAGCCGCAGTGGAGGAGCGTGGTATCCGAATCACACAAGCTTCGGGTAAAACCTCTCCCGGACGATCTGAAGCTGGTCGGAAGCTTCTCCATCGATGTCGATGTTTCACCGAAAAAGGTCGAGGCCGGCAGTCCGGTCACTCTGGTCGTACATGTAGAGGGGACGGGGAATATCGACGATTTCGAGCCTCCTCCGCTCCATATCCGGGGTGTTACCGTATATCCCGGGGAGCCGATACTCAAAAGCAGTTACAGAGGCGGAGTCTACGGCGGCAGCTGGGAGCGGAAATATGTACTGATTGCGGACCGGTCTTTTACGATTCCTCCGTTTCGGGTCCGCTTTTTCGATCCGGTGAAGCTGAAAGAAGTCACTCTCTCCAGCGATCCTGTCAGGATCGAGGTTGAAGGTGCAACCGCAGGGCCTGAAGAAGAGGTTCCGCCCTCCGAAAAGGGGAGTAGAGCCGGCGGCGGATACGGCAGCACGGAGCTCTACCTGTCGGCTGCGGCATCTTTCGCGGCGGGTATGATTTTTATGTACCTACTGTTTCGCCTTGAAAAGAGGCTCTCCAAAAAGAGGCCCGCAGCTTTGAAACCGGGAAGCGAAGAGGAGATGCTCCAGAAGCTTCTACCCTATATTTCGGAGTCGAAAGAGGCGGCTCAGATGGCCGAGAATATATATGCAAACCTCTTCGAGGGGCGTGCCGTCAGAATAGACAAAAAGGCGTTTCAATCGCTGATGGAGAGGCTGGTAGATCGGAGCTGA
- a CDS encoding BatB: MRFLYPEFLYLMMIPAALLFYLISTNRDSLERVFKPETVERLRISGDALGRAGHNLLAFTAFFFMTLALAQPVIERGERIVKSKEADIVIALDLSKSMRAADFYPERLSFAKRKLEEILPELPVGRVGVIGFTSAAYIIAPLTEDRNSIRFLLKRVNPRTISAEGTDLSAALEGAEKLLRKSGSKTVLLVTDGGDGKDLGKLRRMIREKGLKLIVWMVATERGAPIVEKGGELLKNRSGKTVISRANTALRELAEESGGVYVRATVSQDDEDRILSYFRSQSSSGEDRERVVRSRIELFYYPLALALLILPFALYSFGGREYAAVTLLVSLPLFFGGQRAEAGIMDFVLIKKAEEAYARKDYNRSAEEFEKLSRSVPRNEVWFDLAASYYKSGRYEEALRTYRKIVTSDKKLNMAKLYSMANCYVKLGDLQKGAELYREVLKMGDDKDARENLELVMKLLHERQKREKRAGRGDEDENRKREKESSAEGKGAEKSGKPGTRKSGSQPREISETEEKKWMRLIKNQPLKSKLYPLVPPGKDENVNRW; the protein is encoded by the coding sequence ATGAGGTTTTTGTATCCGGAGTTTCTCTATCTGATGATGATACCGGCTGCTCTTCTGTTTTACCTCATATCTACGAACAGGGATTCGCTTGAGAGAGTTTTCAAACCGGAAACTGTCGAGCGTCTCAGAATAAGCGGTGATGCACTCGGAAGAGCAGGCCACAATCTCCTGGCCTTTACAGCCTTTTTCTTCATGACCCTGGCACTGGCTCAACCGGTCATAGAGAGAGGGGAGAGGATTGTAAAAAGCAAAGAGGCGGATATCGTAATCGCGCTCGATCTATCAAAATCCATGAGAGCCGCCGACTTCTACCCGGAGAGACTCTCCTTTGCCAAACGGAAACTGGAAGAGATACTCCCCGAGCTTCCTGTGGGGCGTGTAGGAGTCATAGGCTTTACATCGGCCGCATATATTATCGCGCCTCTGACGGAGGATAGGAACAGCATACGCTTTCTTCTCAAAAGAGTGAACCCCCGGACCATTTCGGCCGAGGGTACGGATCTCTCGGCTGCACTGGAAGGGGCGGAAAAACTTCTTCGCAAGAGCGGCAGTAAAACGGTACTGCTCGTTACGGACGGAGGAGATGGGAAAGATCTCGGCAAGCTTCGCAGGATGATCAGAGAGAAGGGACTAAAGCTGATCGTATGGATGGTCGCCACCGAGCGAGGAGCCCCGATCGTCGAAAAAGGTGGAGAGCTTCTGAAAAACAGGAGCGGTAAAACGGTTATAAGCAGGGCCAATACCGCACTCCGTGAGCTTGCGGAAGAGAGCGGGGGAGTCTATGTCAGGGCGACAGTTTCACAGGATGATGAGGATAGGATATTATCTTATTTCAGGAGTCAATCCTCTTCCGGAGAGGATAGGGAGAGGGTTGTCCGGAGCCGTATAGAGCTCTTTTACTATCCGCTTGCCCTTGCTCTTTTGATTCTGCCTTTTGCACTCTACTCTTTCGGCGGCAGAGAGTATGCGGCGGTGACTCTTCTGGTATCTTTACCGCTCTTTTTCGGCGGGCAGCGGGCGGAAGCGGGGATAATGGATTTTGTTCTGATAAAGAAGGCGGAAGAGGCGTATGCCCGCAAGGATTACAACAGAAGTGCCGAAGAGTTTGAAAAGCTGAGCAGAAGTGTGCCCAGAAACGAGGTCTGGTTCGATCTAGCCGCCAGCTACTATAAAAGCGGCCGATACGAAGAAGCCCTCAGGACATACAGGAAGATTGTAACTTCGGACAAAAAGCTCAATATGGCCAAGCTCTACTCGATGGCGAACTGTTACGTAAAACTGGGAGATCTCCAAAAGGGGGCGGAACTCTACAGAGAGGTATTGAAGATGGGTGATGACAAGGATGCCAGGGAGAATCTGGAACTTGTTATGAAACTTTTGCACGAACGGCAGAAGAGGGAGAAGAGAGCCGGCAGGGGAGACGAGGATGAGAACCGAAAGAGAGAAAAAGAGAGTTCGGCAGAGGGGAAGGGTGCCGAAAAGAGCGGAAAGCCCGGAACAAGAAAGAGTGGCTCGCAGCCAAGGGAGATAAGTGAAACAGAGGAGAAAAAGTGGATGCGTCTGATAAAAAACCAGCCCCTGAAGTCGAAACTATACCCGCTGGTACCGCCCGGGAAGGATGAAAATGTCAATCGGTGGTAG